A genomic stretch from Sporocytophaga myxococcoides DSM 11118 includes:
- the queA gene encoding tRNA preQ1(34) S-adenosylmethionine ribosyltransferase-isomerase QueA translates to MKLSEFKFTLPSELLALYPAENRDESRLMVVNRADGTIEHRIFKDIVDYFGEGDVMVINNTKVFPARLYGNKEKTGAKIEVFLLRELNQEAHLWDVLVDPARKIRVGNKLYFGDGDLVAEVIDNTTSRGRTIRFLFDGTDEEFYKTIDSLGETPLPKYIKRKAEPADRDRYQTIYAEHTGAVAAPTAGLHFTKQVMKRLEIEGVNFAPITLHVGLGTFRPVDVEDLTKHKMDSENFVVSEETAKLVNGALDNKRRVCAIGTTSVRSLESSTSANNRLKPNQGWTDKFIFPPYDFKIANALLTNFHMPESTLLMLTCAFGGYDLVMKAYKTAIKERYRFFSYGDAMLIL, encoded by the coding sequence ATGAAACTCTCAGAATTTAAGTTTACCCTACCTTCAGAATTACTTGCTCTTTACCCTGCAGAAAACAGAGACGAATCACGACTAATGGTTGTAAATCGTGCTGACGGAACTATTGAGCACAGAATTTTCAAAGACATTGTTGACTACTTCGGCGAAGGCGATGTAATGGTCATCAATAATACTAAAGTATTCCCTGCTCGTCTTTATGGAAATAAAGAAAAAACAGGTGCTAAAATCGAAGTCTTCCTTCTTAGAGAATTAAATCAGGAAGCACATCTTTGGGACGTACTTGTTGATCCTGCACGTAAAATCAGAGTTGGAAACAAACTTTATTTCGGAGATGGTGATCTGGTAGCAGAGGTTATCGACAATACTACATCAAGAGGTAGAACTATCAGATTCCTGTTCGATGGTACAGATGAGGAATTTTACAAAACTATTGACAGCCTTGGAGAAACTCCTCTTCCAAAATATATCAAAAGAAAAGCTGAACCTGCAGACCGCGATAGATATCAAACCATCTATGCTGAACACACAGGTGCCGTAGCTGCTCCGACTGCTGGCCTTCATTTTACCAAGCAGGTAATGAAGCGTCTGGAAATCGAAGGCGTTAACTTTGCTCCTATAACACTACATGTTGGGTTGGGAACTTTCAGACCTGTAGATGTTGAAGACCTTACAAAACATAAAATGGATTCTGAAAATTTTGTAGTAAGTGAAGAAACTGCAAAATTGGTGAATGGCGCTCTTGATAATAAAAGACGTGTTTGTGCAATCGGAACAACATCCGTAAGATCCCTTGAATCATCTACTTCTGCAAATAACAGACTAAAGCCAAATCAGGGATGGACAGACAAATTCATCTTCCCTCCTTACGATTTCAAAATTGCTAATGCTTTGCTTACTAACTTCCATATGCCAGAGTCCACTCTACTTATGCTTACATGTGCATTTGGTGGATACGACCTGGTAATGAAAGCTTATAAAACTGCCATCAAAGAACGCTACAGATTCTTTAGCTATGGTGATGCAATGCTTATTTTATAG
- a CDS encoding DUF3108 domain-containing protein, which produces MKNKLLFLICLIPFLVGFVGSSLPISREMPYGPNEVLEYRIHYGFMNAGEARIEVHPKLYLVNNKVCYKATVTGKSTGAFDFALRIRDQWGTYIDTTTMNPQRAFRTIEEGKYRLKEYAYFDYKNNQVNLERETKGNKKETRVYSITDDVQDIISGYYFLRTINYNALHLNDTITVNAFFEDKLYNFSVKYLGKGQVKTKFGSINAIKLSPIMPENQLFEGGNSIRLWLSDDKNKIPLKVEADMVVGAVEIDLKGYEGLKHPICFK; this is translated from the coding sequence ATGAAAAATAAATTACTTTTTTTGATTTGTCTTATTCCATTTCTGGTCGGATTTGTAGGATCTTCTTTGCCTATTTCCAGAGAAATGCCTTATGGCCCCAATGAAGTGTTGGAATACAGAATTCATTATGGTTTTATGAATGCCGGTGAGGCGCGCATAGAAGTGCACCCTAAACTTTATCTGGTAAATAATAAAGTTTGTTATAAGGCCACAGTAACTGGAAAATCAACCGGAGCTTTTGATTTTGCATTAAGAATCAGAGATCAATGGGGAACTTATATTGATACCACCACAATGAATCCACAGAGAGCGTTTCGTACAATTGAAGAAGGAAAATACCGGTTAAAGGAATATGCTTACTTTGATTACAAAAATAATCAGGTAAATCTTGAAAGGGAGACAAAGGGAAATAAAAAAGAGACAAGAGTGTATTCTATTACTGATGATGTGCAGGATATAATAAGTGGCTATTATTTTCTCAGAACGATAAATTACAATGCTCTCCATTTGAATGATACCATTACGGTGAATGCTTTTTTCGAAGATAAACTTTATAATTTTTCTGTGAAGTATCTTGGAAAGGGGCAGGTAAAAACAAAATTCGGATCTATTAATGCAATAAAACTATCTCCTATAATGCCTGAAAATCAATTATTTGAAGGTGGTAATTCTATTCGACTTTGGCTTTCGGATGATAAAAATAAAATACCTCTAAAGGTAGAGGCAGATATGGTTGTCGGAGCTGTTGAGATTGATTTAAAAGGGTATGAG
- the ettA gene encoding energy-dependent translational throttle protein EttA has product MSETIIFSMAGVSKIIPPKRQIIKDIYLSFFYGAKIGVLGLNGSGKSTLLKIIAGIDKDFQGDLAFSPGYSVGFLEQEPKLDPEKTVKEIVEEGVQEVVDLLKEFEEINLRFGEPLSDDEMTKLIEKQGVVQEKLDQFNAWDLDSKLDRAMDALRCPPGEAKIGNLSGGEKRRVALCRLLLKEPDILLLDEPTNHLDAESVQWLEQHLQQYKGTVIAVTHDRYFLDNVAGWILELDRGEGIPWKGNYTSWLEQKKSRLAQEEKSESKRQKTLERELEWVRMAPKARQAKSKARISSYEKLLGEEAKQKEDKLELFIPPGQRLGSKVIEVNNVSKAFGDKILFENLSFSLPQGGIVGIIGPNGAGKTTLFKLITGAETPDAGTFDVGDTVDIGYLDQEHANLDSSKSVFETITGGTEFINLGGKQINGRAYVSKFNFTGSDQEKKAGILSGGERNRLHLALTLKTGANLLLLDEPTNDLDVNAIRALEEALENFGGCAVIISHDRWFLDRIATHILAFEGDSHVQWFEGNYSDYEENKKKRLGDTAPKRIKYKKLVK; this is encoded by the coding sequence ATGAGCGAAACCATTATTTTTTCAATGGCCGGAGTGAGCAAAATCATTCCCCCAAAGAGACAGATTATTAAAGATATATACCTTTCTTTTTTTTATGGAGCAAAGATAGGTGTACTCGGACTTAACGGTTCAGGAAAATCTACACTCCTTAAAATCATAGCAGGTATAGACAAAGACTTTCAAGGCGATCTTGCCTTTTCTCCTGGGTATTCTGTAGGATTTCTTGAACAGGAACCAAAGCTCGACCCAGAGAAAACTGTAAAAGAAATTGTCGAAGAAGGTGTGCAGGAAGTTGTGGATCTGTTAAAAGAATTTGAAGAGATCAATCTCAGATTCGGAGAGCCTTTGAGCGATGATGAAATGACTAAGCTTATTGAAAAGCAAGGTGTGGTGCAAGAAAAGCTGGATCAATTTAACGCTTGGGATCTGGATAGTAAACTTGACAGAGCAATGGATGCCTTGAGATGTCCTCCGGGAGAAGCTAAAATAGGTAATCTGTCGGGTGGAGAAAAAAGAAGAGTAGCACTTTGCAGATTACTTCTTAAAGAGCCAGATATATTGCTTCTTGATGAGCCTACCAACCACTTGGATGCAGAATCAGTTCAGTGGCTTGAGCAGCATTTACAACAATATAAAGGTACTGTTATCGCAGTAACTCACGATAGATACTTCCTTGACAATGTTGCAGGTTGGATCCTTGAACTAGACCGTGGCGAAGGTATTCCATGGAAAGGTAATTACACGTCTTGGCTTGAGCAAAAGAAAAGCCGTTTAGCTCAGGAAGAAAAATCTGAATCTAAAAGACAAAAGACATTGGAGCGCGAACTCGAATGGGTTCGTATGGCTCCTAAAGCAAGGCAGGCAAAGTCTAAAGCCCGTATCAGTTCCTACGAGAAATTATTGGGAGAAGAAGCAAAACAGAAAGAAGATAAACTGGAGCTTTTCATCCCTCCAGGACAGAGGCTTGGAAGCAAGGTTATAGAAGTTAATAATGTTTCAAAAGCATTTGGAGATAAAATTCTTTTCGAAAACCTTTCGTTCTCACTTCCTCAAGGTGGTATTGTAGGAATCATCGGACCTAACGGTGCTGGTAAGACTACACTTTTCAAGCTTATCACTGGAGCTGAAACACCTGATGCCGGTACATTTGACGTAGGTGACACTGTTGACATTGGCTATCTTGATCAGGAACATGCTAACCTTGATTCTTCAAAAAGTGTATTTGAAACTATCACTGGTGGCACTGAATTTATCAACCTTGGAGGAAAGCAAATCAACGGAAGAGCTTATGTAAGCAAATTTAACTTCACTGGATCTGATCAGGAGAAAAAAGCAGGCATACTTTCAGGTGGAGAAAGAAACAGACTTCATCTTGCATTGACACTTAAAACAGGTGCAAACCTTCTGTTACTCGATGAACCTACCAATGACCTTGATGTGAATGCAATCAGAGCTCTGGAAGAAGCACTTGAAAACTTCGGAGGTTGTGCTGTTATTATCTCACACGACAGATGGTTCCTTGATAGAATAGCAACACATATCCTGGCATTTGAAGGAGATTCGCATGTACAGTGGTTTGAAGGAAACTATTCAGATTACGAAGAAAATAAGAAAAAGAGGCTTGGTGATACTGCCCCAAAAAGGATCAAGTATAAAAAACTTGTCAAATAA
- the recA gene encoding recombinase RecA produces MSKAEKLKALQLTIDKLEKTYGKGTVMKLSDEKVTDVPAIGTGSLGLDLALGIGGLPRGRIVEIYGPESSGKTTLTMHCIAEAQRQGGLAAFIDAEHAFDKVYAEKLGIDTENLLISQPDNGEQALEIAEHLIRSGAIDIIVIDSVAALVPKGEIEGEMGDSKMGLQARLMSQALRKLTGAINKTGCCCIFINQLRDKIGVMFGNPETTTGGNALKFYASVRLDIRRIGQIKEGAENIIGNRTKVKVVKNKLAPPFKVVEFDIMYGEGISKVGEIIDLGVELEIIQKSGSWFSYSGNKLGQGRDAVKEILSDNPELMEEIDAKIRAKIMQSSDVLDDKKKGEEEPAPAPAKPTKAEKAEKAEKVK; encoded by the coding sequence ATGAGCAAAGCCGAAAAACTAAAAGCCCTGCAGCTGACAATAGATAAGCTGGAAAAAACTTACGGAAAAGGTACCGTAATGAAGTTAAGTGATGAAAAAGTTACCGATGTTCCTGCAATTGGAACCGGTTCACTTGGACTTGATCTTGCTTTAGGTATCGGTGGTTTGCCTCGTGGAAGGATAGTTGAGATATACGGACCTGAATCTTCAGGAAAAACGACACTGACAATGCACTGCATTGCAGAAGCTCAAAGGCAAGGCGGTCTTGCTGCATTTATAGATGCAGAGCACGCGTTCGACAAAGTATATGCAGAGAAGCTGGGAATAGACACTGAAAATCTTCTTATTTCTCAACCCGACAATGGTGAACAAGCTCTTGAAATTGCTGAACACCTTATTAGATCAGGAGCTATTGATATCATTGTAATTGACTCAGTAGCAGCACTAGTTCCAAAGGGCGAAATTGAAGGTGAAATGGGAGATAGCAAAATGGGCTTACAGGCAAGATTAATGTCACAAGCACTTAGAAAACTTACTGGAGCTATTAACAAAACAGGTTGCTGCTGTATATTCATCAACCAGCTGAGAGATAAAATCGGTGTTATGTTCGGTAACCCTGAAACTACAACAGGTGGTAATGCCCTGAAATTCTATGCTTCAGTAAGACTTGATATCCGTCGTATAGGTCAGATTAAAGAAGGTGCTGAAAATATTATTGGGAACAGGACCAAGGTAAAAGTTGTAAAAAATAAGCTGGCACCTCCTTTCAAAGTTGTTGAGTTTGATATCATGTATGGAGAAGGTATTTCTAAAGTGGGTGAAATAATTGATCTGGGTGTTGAACTTGAAATCATTCAAAAGTCAGGATCATGGTTCTCTTACTCAGGAAATAAATTAGGTCAGGGAAGAGATGCTGTAAAAGAAATTCTTTCAGACAATCCTGAGCTTATGGAAGAGATTGATGCAAAAATCAGAGCTAAAATCATGCAATCATCTGACGTTCTTGACGATAAGAAAAAAGGAGAAGAAGAACCAGCTCCAGCACCTGCTAAACCTACGAAGGCAGAAAAAGCAGAGAAAGCAGAAAAAGTTAAATAA
- a CDS encoding DUF2795 domain-containing protein, whose amino-acid sequence MYWTLELASYLEDAPWPATKDELIDFSIRSGAPMEVVENLQELEDDGQPYESIEEIWPDYPTKDDFFFNEDEY is encoded by the coding sequence ATGTACTGGACATTAGAATTGGCTTCTTACCTGGAAGATGCTCCCTGGCCTGCTACCAAAGACGAATTGATCGACTTCTCAATTCGTTCCGGAGCGCCAATGGAAGTTGTTGAAAACCTTCAGGAACTGGAAGATGATGGTCAGCCTTATGAAAGTATTGAGGAAATCTGGCCGGACTATCCGACCAAAGATGATTTCTTCTTCAATGAAGACGAGTATTAA
- a CDS encoding 2-C-methyl-D-erythritol 4-phosphate cytidylyltransferase, which translates to MEVLPKYAIIVAGGSGTRMNSEVPKQFIPLSGLPILMHTVKNFFFYDSKITIILVLPSSQISAWNHLCQDHHFNLPLEIVPGGNTRFQSVKNGLAHIQGERGLVAIHDGVRPLIRKNIIQNAFKSAETYGSGIVAVNSKDSLRILKGNESEAVDRSLYKCIQTPQCFDLTLLKKAFETEELSTFTDDATVFEHAGHKISLVEGGYENIKITTPEDLIIAEALLKKFY; encoded by the coding sequence ATGGAAGTTTTGCCAAAATATGCCATCATTGTCGCTGGAGGGAGCGGCACCAGAATGAACAGCGAAGTGCCAAAGCAGTTTATTCCACTGAGCGGTCTTCCAATCTTGATGCATACCGTCAAAAACTTTTTTTTCTACGACTCTAAAATTACAATCATACTGGTACTGCCCTCCTCTCAGATTTCTGCATGGAACCATCTGTGCCAGGATCACCATTTTAACTTGCCATTGGAGATCGTACCTGGAGGAAATACAAGATTCCAGTCTGTAAAAAATGGCTTAGCTCATATCCAGGGAGAACGCGGACTCGTTGCCATTCACGATGGGGTAAGGCCTTTGATCCGTAAGAATATCATTCAAAATGCCTTTAAATCCGCTGAAACTTATGGTAGCGGAATTGTTGCGGTGAACTCCAAAGATTCTCTGAGAATACTAAAAGGAAATGAGTCTGAAGCTGTGGATAGAAGCTTGTACAAATGCATTCAAACACCGCAATGCTTTGATCTCACTTTACTGAAGAAGGCTTTTGAAACCGAAGAATTGTCAACTTTTACTGATGACGCTACAGTATTTGAACATGCAGGTCACAAGATTTCACTGGTGGAAGGTGGCTATGAAAATATCAAAATAACTACTCCTGAAGATTTGATTATTGCAGAGGCTCTTCTCAAAAAGTTCTATTAG
- a CDS encoding ABC transporter ATP-binding protein — MPILEVKGLSLGFEGKLIIEGISFAIGKPSFVAIIGHNGCGKTTFFKSLIQSHPYKGEIFLFDQKVNKSQTSPRQIAILEQRNLVNFQIKVKDVVVMGLFRGKGFFENYTALDYERVLEILEFLGRPDLYEKDFDHLSGGEQQLVWIAQMMIQEAEIYLLDEPTQYLDLYYKKVIFDLMGDWVKKFNKTVFCITHDLYYLEKMDGYLLNFSQPDPKPQVLNNECLEKNIDLILRRKPNRTF, encoded by the coding sequence TTGCCTATACTTGAAGTTAAGGGCCTTTCATTAGGCTTTGAAGGAAAGTTAATAATAGAAGGAATTTCTTTTGCTATTGGAAAACCTTCTTTTGTGGCAATTATCGGTCATAACGGTTGCGGTAAAACGACATTTTTCAAGTCTTTGATACAATCTCACCCATATAAGGGTGAGATTTTTCTTTTTGATCAAAAAGTAAATAAGAGTCAAACAAGTCCTCGACAAATTGCAATTCTTGAACAAAGAAATCTGGTTAATTTTCAGATTAAGGTAAAGGATGTTGTTGTAATGGGTCTTTTTAGGGGAAAAGGTTTTTTTGAAAATTATACAGCCTTAGATTATGAACGGGTTCTAGAGATATTGGAGTTTCTGGGGAGGCCAGACCTTTATGAAAAGGATTTCGACCATTTGTCCGGTGGAGAGCAACAGCTTGTCTGGATTGCCCAGATGATGATCCAGGAAGCTGAGATTTATCTTTTGGATGAGCCCACTCAGTATCTTGATCTTTATTATAAAAAAGTAATTTTTGATTTAATGGGTGATTGGGTGAAAAAATTTAATAAGACAGTCTTCTGTATCACGCATGATCTGTATTACCTGGAAAAAATGGATGGGTATCTGTTGAATTTTTCACAACCAGATCCAAAACCACAGGTATTAAACAATGAGTGCCTAGAAAAAAATATTGATTTAATTTTACGGAGAAAGCCTAATAGAACTTTTTGA
- a CDS encoding aminopeptidase gives MNKSSIKIKKVLKYFFLGLISILILFLTFYYKELIYGVGQARGQISIIWNTRPVSEVLADGDIADSIKQKIRLIDEIKAFAKDSLGLDVKDQYTSFYDQKGKPILWIVTASEPFDLKAFEWSFPIAGSFSYKGFFDYEKAVAEERKMMEKGFDTSIDEVGAWSTLGFFSDPILSGMLDKSPGALADLFIHELTHSTLYAKDNVEFNENLASFVGYEGALLFLKSKYGPDSPELKDFQKSEEVSDKFADLVLAHSDSLKRFYKSLGSAMSLQEKIKRKEIYMTRVTTIFRDFLISNGKKIRKKKNVNNTFFLDYQRYLSKQDEFKIELNTKFNGNFKRYLDHLKKRYPLL, from the coding sequence ATGAATAAGAGCTCAATAAAAATCAAAAAGGTTCTAAAATACTTTTTTTTAGGGTTGATCAGTATATTGATACTGTTTCTGACTTTTTATTATAAAGAATTGATCTACGGCGTTGGTCAGGCAAGGGGACAAATCTCTATTATATGGAATACCAGACCTGTAAGTGAAGTTTTAGCGGATGGTGATATAGCTGATTCCATTAAGCAAAAAATAAGACTTATAGATGAGATCAAGGCGTTTGCCAAAGATTCTCTTGGGCTTGATGTTAAAGATCAGTATACCTCATTCTATGATCAGAAGGGAAAACCTATTTTATGGATTGTAACTGCTTCTGAACCATTTGATTTGAAGGCGTTCGAGTGGTCATTCCCGATTGCCGGAAGTTTTTCTTATAAAGGTTTTTTTGATTATGAAAAGGCTGTGGCAGAAGAAAGAAAAATGATGGAAAAAGGATTTGATACGTCAATAGATGAAGTAGGGGCATGGTCTACTCTTGGTTTTTTCAGTGATCCTATTTTATCCGGAATGTTGGATAAAAGTCCGGGCGCACTGGCTGATCTTTTTATTCACGAACTTACGCATAGCACGTTATATGCAAAAGATAATGTCGAATTCAATGAAAACTTGGCTAGTTTCGTTGGATATGAGGGAGCTTTATTATTTCTTAAATCTAAATATGGACCAGACTCTCCAGAATTGAAAGATTTTCAAAAGTCAGAAGAGGTTTCGGATAAGTTTGCTGACCTTGTTCTTGCTCATTCAGATTCTCTAAAAAGATTTTATAAATCATTAGGATCGGCAATGTCTTTGCAAGAGAAAATTAAAAGGAAAGAAATTTATATGACTAGGGTAACAACTATCTTCAGGGACTTTTTAATTTCTAATGGGAAAAAAATAAGGAAGAAGAAAAATGTCAACAATACTTTTTTCTTGGATTATCAAAGATATTTATCTAAACAGGATGAATTTAAAATTGAGTTGAATACTAAATTTAATGGTAATTTTAAAAGGTATTTGGATCATTTGAAAAAGCGATATCCTCTACTGTAA